Proteins encoded within one genomic window of Naumovozyma dairenensis CBS 421 chromosome 6, complete genome:
- the RAT1 gene encoding ssRNA exonuclease RAT1 (similar to Saccharomyces cerevisiae RAT1 (YOR048C); ancestral locus Anc_5.645), which translates to MGVPSFFRWLSRKYPKIISPVLEEQPQIVDNVKLPLDYSLPNPNGELDNLYLDMNGIVHPCSHPENKPPPETEDEMLLAVFEYTNRVLNMARPRKVLVMAVDGVAPRAKMNQQRARRFRSARDAQIENEAREEILRQKEEIGEMIDDAVKNKKTWDSNAITPGTPFMDKLAAALRYWTAFKLATDPGWKSLQVIISDATVPGEGEHKIMNFIRSQRADPEYNPNTTHCIYGLDADLIFLGLATHEPHFKILREDVFAQDNRRRGNTLADSINMSEEEKRLIQEQDAQKPFLWLHISTLRDYLSAELWIPRLPFPFDLERAIDDWVFMCFFCGNDFLPHLPCLDVRENSIDILLDIWKVVLPNLKTYMTCDGELNLESVEMLLKQLGSRESDIFKTRHIQEIRKQESIQRRKLQRQNGNNNFATGQEQLQMHDTSGNLAKGSWNLTTSDMVRLKKELMLANEGDPEAIRDNKRLKVAKIDELTKNISNEEMDKVVDLANKSNFTAAEIMKKKLQARKHKLEEDEKKEKEEGAEAEAEEERSKKKLKTEEDNLNEEISNEVEAENEDEESSVSGTATPSAVVVSNGPIKSGVIDTDEAVRLFEPGYRERYYKAKCYVSDEDIESLRKGMVKSYIEGVSWVLLYYYQGCASWNWYYPYHYAPFAQDFFGITDMDVKFELGEPFLPFEQLMSVLPAASGHTLPSIFRPLMSEPDSPIIDFYPAEFPIDMNGKKMSWQGISLLPFIDEKRLLKTVREQYPKLTDYEKSRNVRKEAVLLISNKNANYEKFTKKLYKSVDGKIETAELLFHHFKSGLSGIVCTDSEGFTLGSKILCPVQGGSLPDLSTNSLLKMTYKLLPLPSRNKSVILNGYIPPERVLNQYDLDSVMYKYNNNPRNNRWNFGDDMKQNKIPVGPSGTTQYKPRVGGFRAFFFFGQQQQQQQQYHQQQQNVNITSGNTQYTNGTRYQSNNNYNNRGRYNNNNTGRGGNYRNNSTNGRMNDQDGRGGSFRGGNNGNRYNNRNYSGNQRGNSSRYQGGPPRR; encoded by the coding sequence TACCAAATCCAAATGGTGAACTAGATAATTTATATCTAGATATGAATGGTATCGTCCATCCATGTTCTCACCCAGAGAACAAACCACCTCCAGAAACTGAAGACGAGATGCTTTTAGCCGTGTTTGAATATACCAATCGTGTTTTAAATATGGCAAGACCAAGGAAAGTCTTGGTAATGGCAGTCGATGGTGTTGCACCACGTGCCAAAATGAATCAACAACGTGCTCGTAGATTTAGAAGTGCTAGAGATGctcaaattgaaaatgaagctCGTGAAGAAATTCTACGTCAGAAGGAGGAAATTGGTGAAATGATTGATGATGCTGTtaagaataagaaaacaTGGGATTCGAATGCTATTACACCGGGAACACCATTTATGGATAAATTAGCAGCAGCTTTGAGATATTGGACTGCTTTCAAATTGGCCACTGATCCAGGTTGGAAAAGTTTACAAGTTATAATCAGTGATGCTACTGTACCAGGTGAGGGTGAACATAAAATTATGAATTTCATTAGATCTCAAAGAGCTGATCCTGAATATAATCCAAATACAACCCATTGTATTTATGGTCTAGATGCAGACTTGATCTTTTTAGGATTGGCCACTCATGAACCacatttcaaaatcttaAGAGAAGATGTATTTGCGCAAGATAATAGAAGGCGAGGCAACACCTTAGCAGATAGTATTAATATGTCTGAAGAGGAGAAAAGATTAATCCAAGAACAAGACGCTCAAAAACCATTTTTATGGCTACATATTAGTACCTTAAGGGATTATTTAAGTGCAGAATTATGGATTCCAAGGTTACCATTCCCATTTGATTTGGAAAGGGCTATCGATGATTGGGTTTTCATGTGTTTTTTCTGTggtaatgattttttaCCTCATTTACCTTGTTTAGACGTTCGAGAAAATAGTattgatattcttttaGACATTTGGAAAGTTGTCCTACCGAATTTGAAGACTTATATGACATGCGATGGtgaattgaatttagaGTCAGTTGAGATGCTTTTGAAACAACTAGGTTCTCGTGAGAGTGATATTTTTAAGACCAGACACATTCAAGAAATCAGGAAACAAGAAAGTATTCAAAGAAGGAAATTACAAAGacaaaatggaaataaCAATTTTGCAACTGGTCAAGAACAATTACAAATGCATGATACTTCTGGTAACCTAGCAAAGGGTTCTTGGAACTTGACAACAAGTGATATGGTAAGGTTAAAAAAGGAGTTGATGTTAGCTAACGAGGGTGATCCTGAAGCAATACGCGATAATAAAAGACTGAAAGTAGCAAAAATAGATGAATTGACTAAGAATATTAGTAATGAAGAGATGGACAAAGTTGTTGATTTGGCCAACAAATCAAACTTCACTGCCGCTgagataatgaaaaagaaattacaaGCTAGGAAGCataaattggaagaagatgagaagaaagaaaaagaagaggGAGCTGAAGCTGAAGCTGAAGAAGAGagatcaaaaaaaaaattgaaaacagaagaagataatttgaatgaagaaatttcaaaCGAAGTTGAAGCAGAAaacgaagatgaagaaagcAGTGTTAGCGGAACAGCAACTCCATCTGCAGTTGTAGTTTCAAATGGCCCAATTAAAAGTGGTGTTATTGATACTGATGAGGCTGTTAGGCTCTTTGAGCCTGGTTATAGAGAACGTTATTATAAAGCTAAATGTTATGTCTCTGACGAAGATATTGAATCTTTAAGAAAGGGGATGGTGAAATCGTATATTGAAGGTGTTTCTTGGGTGttgttatattattatcaaggTTGTGCTTCATGGAACTGGTATTATCCATACCATTATGCACCATTTGCTCAAGATTTCTTTGGAATAACTGATATGGAtgttaaatttgaattaggTGAACCCTTTTTACCATTTGAACAACTGATGAGTGTTTTACCAGCAGCTTCTGGTCATACTTTGCCAAGTATATTCCGTCCACTAATGAGTGAACCTGATTCCCCGATTATTGATTTCTACCCTGCTGAGTTCCCAATTGATATGAACGGGAAAAAGATGTCATGGCAAGGTATCAGTTTGTTACCATTTATTGATGAGAAACGATTATTGAAAACTGTTCGTGAACAATACCCCAAATTAACTGATTATGAAAAATCTAGGAATGTTCGTAAGGAAGCTGTATTATTAATCAGCAACAAGAACGCTAATTATGagaaatttacaaaaaaactATATAAATCTGTCGATGGCAAGATAGAAACTgctgaattattattccatCATTTCAAGAGTGGTCTAAGTGGTATTGTCTGTACTGATAGTGAAGGTTTTACTTTGGgttcaaaaatattatgtCCAGTTCAAGGTGGATCACTGCCCGATCTTTCTACAAATTCACTACTGAAAATGACCTATAAGCTGTTGCCATTACCTTCAAGGAATAAATCAGTTATATTAAATGGTTATATTCCTCCTGAACGTGTGTTAAACCAATATGATCTTGATTCTGTGATGTACAAATACAACAATAACCCACGTAATAATCGTTGGAATTTTGGAGATGatatgaaacaaaataaaatccCAGTAGGACCAAGTGGTACTACCCAATATAAACCAAGAGTCGGCGGATTCAGagctttcttcttctttggccaacagcaacaacagcaacagcaatatcatcaacaacaacagaaCGTTAACATCACGTCTGGTAACACACAGTATACAAATGGTACTCGATATCAATCTAATAacaattataataatcGTGGAaggtataataataataataccgGTCGTGGCGGTAATTATAGAAATAATAGTACAAATGGTCGTATGAATGACCAAGATGGTAGAGGAGGTAGTTTCAGAGGTGGTAACAATGGTAATAGATATAATAACAGGAATTATAGCGGTAATCAAAGAGGTAACTCAAGTCGCTATCAAGGTGGTCCGCCCCGTCGTTAG